A part of Paenarthrobacter sp. A20 genomic DNA contains:
- the purN gene encoding phosphoribosylglycinamide formyltransferase: MRIVVLVSGTGSNLQAVIDAVKSGELDVEIAAVGADRPDTYGVERSDEAGIETFVVNFNSFETRAEWDTALRDKVLSYKPDVVVSSGFMRIVSSDFIDAFGGKYVNTHPALLPSFPGAHGVRDAIAYGVKVTGCTVHWADAGVDTGPIIAQEAVAILPEDSEESLHERIKVVERRLLVQTLADLAAAPN, from the coding sequence ATGCGCATTGTTGTCCTCGTCTCCGGTACCGGTTCCAATCTTCAGGCAGTCATCGACGCCGTGAAGTCGGGTGAACTGGATGTCGAGATCGCCGCTGTGGGTGCCGACCGCCCCGACACGTATGGCGTGGAACGCTCCGACGAGGCCGGCATTGAGACCTTCGTGGTCAACTTCAACTCGTTCGAAACCCGTGCTGAATGGGACACCGCACTGCGCGACAAGGTCCTGTCCTACAAGCCGGACGTCGTGGTGTCTTCCGGGTTCATGAGGATCGTCAGCTCCGACTTCATTGATGCATTCGGTGGCAAGTACGTCAACACGCACCCCGCGTTGCTCCCATCCTTCCCCGGCGCCCACGGAGTGCGCGACGCCATCGCGTACGGCGTGAAGGTCACGGGCTGCACCGTTCACTGGGCCGACGCCGGCGTGGACACGGGCCCCATCATTGCGCAGGAAGCCGTTGCTATCCTTCCTGAGGACTCCGAAGAATCCCTGCACGAGCGCATCAAGGTAGTGGAGCGCCGCCTGCTGGTCCAGACCCTCGCAGACCTCGCCGCCGCACCCAACTGA
- a CDS encoding MFS transporter, giving the protein MNTYTAVPSGEQVVQDLPWRWKVQGRIFLIGGLGFMFDAWDVTLNGILIPLLSKHWSLQPADAAWIGTANLIGMAVGAFAWGTIADTIGRKKAFTATLLIFSIFTVLGAFAPDIVWFCIFRFMAGFGLGGCIPVDYALVGEFTPRKQRGKVLTAMDGWWPIGAALCGFISAGLVAAFGDWRLTMLIMVLPALLVFWVRRSVPESPLFLIRAGRRAEAAAVIDGLVEATGASPRAYSLPEPQAAPRLSPGSAWAQLRRIWQFNWKITTAAWALFFSILLVYYLSLTWMPRILIGAGFEEYKAFVTTASMAAVGLLGVVVAALLVERVGRKWILAITGPLSALTLVIVAFVVDVPSAAVFWLLVFGFVVQVAIPVLYAYVSELYPTELRGSGFGWASTFSRIGAGFGPLVFASFFWPEFGLAQSFAMAGGLVLLSVLWMAFLAPETKQRELS; this is encoded by the coding sequence ATGAATACATACACAGCCGTGCCCAGCGGCGAACAAGTTGTGCAGGACCTGCCATGGCGGTGGAAGGTCCAAGGACGGATTTTCCTGATCGGCGGGCTCGGGTTCATGTTCGACGCCTGGGATGTCACGCTGAACGGCATCCTGATTCCGCTGTTGTCCAAGCACTGGTCCCTGCAGCCGGCTGACGCTGCGTGGATCGGCACGGCCAACCTGATCGGAATGGCCGTGGGTGCGTTCGCATGGGGCACCATTGCGGACACCATCGGACGCAAGAAGGCCTTCACGGCCACCCTCCTGATTTTCAGCATCTTCACGGTTCTGGGTGCGTTCGCGCCGGACATCGTGTGGTTCTGCATCTTCCGTTTCATGGCCGGCTTCGGCCTGGGCGGCTGCATCCCCGTGGACTACGCACTGGTGGGAGAGTTCACGCCCCGGAAGCAACGCGGCAAGGTGCTCACGGCCATGGACGGGTGGTGGCCCATCGGTGCTGCGCTCTGTGGCTTCATCTCGGCCGGGCTCGTTGCTGCCTTCGGCGACTGGCGGCTCACCATGCTGATCATGGTGCTGCCGGCGTTGCTCGTTTTCTGGGTGCGCCGTTCGGTTCCCGAGTCACCGCTGTTCCTGATCCGTGCGGGTCGCCGTGCCGAGGCTGCGGCGGTGATTGATGGCTTGGTCGAGGCGACAGGTGCTTCGCCGCGGGCGTATAGCCTGCCCGAACCGCAGGCTGCGCCGCGCCTCTCCCCCGGCAGCGCCTGGGCCCAGTTGCGGCGGATTTGGCAGTTCAACTGGAAGATCACCACCGCTGCATGGGCACTCTTCTTCAGCATCCTGCTGGTCTATTACCTGTCGCTGACGTGGATGCCGCGCATTCTCATCGGTGCTGGGTTTGAGGAGTACAAGGCGTTCGTCACGACGGCGAGCATGGCCGCCGTCGGACTCCTGGGTGTGGTGGTGGCAGCGCTGCTGGTGGAGCGGGTGGGTCGCAAGTGGATCCTGGCCATCACCGGTCCGTTGTCCGCGTTGACCTTAGTGATCGTGGCCTTCGTGGTGGACGTTCCCTCCGCTGCCGTGTTCTGGCTGCTGGTGTTCGGGTTCGTGGTCCAAGTGGCCATCCCGGTCCTCTACGCCTACGTGTCCGAGCTGTACCCGACTGAGCTTCGCGGCTCGGGCTTCGGCTGGGCGTCGACGTTCTCCCGGATCGGGGCAGGCTTTGGGCCCCTGGTGTTCGCATCGTTCTTCTGGCCGGAGTTCGGATTGGCGCAGTCCTTCGCGATGGCTGGTGGCCTGGTGCTGCTGTCCGTGCTGTGGATGGCGTTCCTCGCCCCCGAAACGAAGCAGCGCGAACTCTCGTAA
- the murQ gene encoding N-acetylmuramic acid 6-phosphate etherase, protein MTAQTGPTNPNDADKLAGLRTELAGLATEATAEGLENLDILGTEELVAAMLSHSSGVHAAVEAASAAIVQTVDAVAERLQRGGRLLYVGAGTAGRLGVLDASECPPTFGTPPGLVVGLIAGGVQAIQKPVEYAEDNATAGARDLHDINVTEADAVVGITASGRTPYVIGALEEARKRGAFTASLACNKGSAVSHVADAAIEVVVGPEFIAGSTRLNSGTAQKLVLNMISTLVMVKLGKTYGNLMVDLRATNEKLLARSQRTVQHATGVDAHEAATALDSVGGSVKAAILVLLTGIEAGQAKGALEEAGGFLRRAIENQK, encoded by the coding sequence GTGACGGCACAAACTGGCCCGACTAACCCCAACGACGCGGACAAACTCGCGGGCCTGCGCACGGAACTCGCAGGGTTGGCGACGGAGGCCACGGCCGAGGGCCTGGAAAACCTGGACATCCTGGGCACCGAAGAACTCGTGGCCGCGATGCTTTCCCACAGTTCAGGAGTACACGCTGCGGTTGAAGCGGCCAGTGCCGCCATTGTTCAAACCGTCGACGCCGTTGCGGAGCGGCTCCAGCGCGGCGGCCGCCTTTTGTATGTGGGAGCCGGCACGGCCGGTCGCTTGGGTGTGCTCGACGCGAGCGAATGCCCGCCAACGTTCGGCACCCCGCCCGGACTCGTCGTCGGACTCATCGCAGGCGGTGTGCAGGCGATCCAGAAACCCGTTGAGTACGCCGAGGACAACGCAACTGCCGGCGCACGCGACCTGCACGATATCAACGTGACCGAAGCCGACGCCGTCGTGGGTATCACGGCCTCGGGCCGGACGCCTTACGTGATCGGTGCGTTGGAGGAGGCCCGGAAGCGGGGCGCGTTCACGGCGTCGCTGGCGTGCAACAAGGGCTCGGCAGTAAGTCATGTGGCGGATGCTGCGATCGAGGTTGTGGTGGGTCCGGAGTTCATCGCGGGTTCCACCAGGCTGAACTCGGGCACGGCCCAGAAACTTGTCCTCAACATGATCAGCACGCTGGTGATGGTGAAGCTTGGCAAGACGTACGGCAACCTCATGGTGGACTTGCGCGCCACGAATGAAAAGCTGCTGGCCCGATCGCAGCGCACCGTTCAGCACGCAACCGGCGTTGATGCCCATGAAGCCGCTACCGCGTTGGATTCGGTTGGCGGGTCGGTCAAGGCGGCGATTCTGGTGCTCCTGACAGGCATCGAGGCTGGTCAGGCCAAGGGTGCCCTGGAGGAAGCCGGTGGTTTCCTGCGGCGGGCGATCGAGAACCAGAAGTAG
- a CDS encoding N-acetylglucosamine kinase has translation MEAPNDVVLVADVGKSRCRVELRSGTELLGAADQHGFPGVHVDNGPTLAFDLLLETVSQLPPGLPVSTLTGIGAAVAGVEASAEKSQELATMLSQRFSVPAAVLSDATAAQLGALQGAPGTTLIVGTGAVAFRFDDSGVLHRADGWGPYLGDRGSGRWIGQQGLQAVLEAYDGGPATSLSAAAGALVESPGMLPGWLAANENPYRAMARFAPLVLHAAEVGDAVAHDIIGEACRILTRTVKLASSGDEGGTPRVAMLGGVVGSDFFAALLRKSLASAGIEVVAPLGDGLDGAALAATRRGLIQERYIHRDGTNWPD, from the coding sequence ATGGAAGCCCCCAACGATGTCGTACTTGTTGCCGATGTAGGGAAGAGCCGCTGCCGCGTCGAGTTGCGCAGCGGTACAGAGTTGCTGGGCGCCGCCGACCAGCACGGCTTCCCCGGAGTGCACGTGGACAACGGGCCAACCCTGGCTTTCGACCTCCTCCTAGAGACGGTCAGCCAATTGCCGCCCGGCCTCCCCGTCAGCACCTTGACCGGTATTGGGGCCGCCGTGGCCGGGGTTGAAGCATCCGCCGAGAAGTCGCAGGAACTCGCCACCATGCTGTCCCAGCGGTTCAGTGTCCCGGCAGCCGTGCTCTCCGACGCCACAGCCGCCCAGCTCGGCGCGCTCCAGGGCGCCCCCGGCACCACGCTCATCGTTGGGACAGGCGCCGTCGCCTTCCGGTTCGATGACTCCGGAGTCCTGCACCGGGCCGACGGCTGGGGACCCTATCTTGGGGATCGCGGCAGCGGACGATGGATCGGCCAGCAAGGCCTGCAGGCAGTTCTTGAAGCGTACGACGGCGGCCCTGCCACATCGCTGTCGGCTGCGGCCGGCGCACTGGTCGAGTCGCCCGGGATGCTGCCGGGCTGGCTCGCGGCCAACGAGAACCCCTACCGCGCGATGGCCCGTTTCGCGCCGCTGGTTCTGCACGCGGCGGAGGTGGGTGACGCCGTCGCGCATGACATCATCGGCGAGGCGTGCCGCATCCTGACCCGCACCGTGAAGCTCGCGTCCAGCGGCGACGAGGGCGGCACACCCCGCGTGGCGATGCTGGGCGGAGTGGTGGGCTCGGACTTCTTCGCGGCGCTCTTGCGGAAGTCACTCGCTTCGGCTGGGATTGAGGTGGTGGCCCCGCTCGGCGATGGCTTGGACGGTGCTGCCCTCGCTGCGACGCGCCGCGGGCTCATCCAGGAAAGGTACATCCACCGTGACGGCACAAACTGGCCCGACTAA
- a CDS encoding endonuclease domain-containing protein, whose product MRNLTPLPLNVDPQGFLVADAYASGVPRWRLQTKELVTPSRGIRIARANERDLELLGRLHTAVTPRCAVSHVTAALLWCMPLPIYLEEEGRSGLIHVTRRQEIGRVKRRGVVGHRAPLLARDVRVLNGVQMTSPEWTWVDLARHMGRSSLVAAGDFLLARENPLSSLEAIQEVINRRPKVKGIRMAREILPLLRTGVDSPQESRLRLKIVDAGLPEPTVTQPVYDDHGRYISTPDLQYKGYKIAMEYEGDHHRADPVQWGKDIERDDRLRALGWIVLKFSEVQMKGGWVNAERKVRDALTSRGWRGPSS is encoded by the coding sequence ATGCGGAATCTCACTCCCTTGCCTCTGAACGTCGACCCTCAAGGCTTCCTCGTCGCCGACGCTTACGCTTCCGGCGTACCACGGTGGCGACTCCAGACGAAAGAACTTGTGACGCCGAGCCGTGGCATCCGTATCGCTAGGGCAAACGAACGCGACCTCGAACTGCTCGGGCGGCTGCACACCGCTGTGACTCCACGCTGTGCAGTCAGCCACGTCACTGCAGCGTTGTTGTGGTGCATGCCGCTCCCCATCTACCTCGAGGAAGAGGGCAGGAGCGGGCTAATCCATGTGACCCGCCGGCAAGAGATCGGGAGGGTCAAGCGTCGGGGGGTGGTCGGGCACCGGGCTCCGCTCTTGGCGCGGGATGTTCGGGTGTTGAACGGTGTCCAAATGACTTCGCCGGAATGGACGTGGGTGGATCTGGCTAGACACATGGGCAGGTCATCGCTTGTGGCCGCCGGCGATTTTCTGTTGGCGCGCGAGAATCCGTTGTCCTCGCTTGAGGCGATCCAGGAAGTCATCAATAGACGCCCCAAGGTCAAAGGCATCCGGATGGCCCGGGAAATTCTGCCATTGTTGCGCACGGGCGTAGATTCGCCGCAGGAGTCAAGGCTGCGTCTGAAAATCGTCGACGCCGGGCTGCCGGAGCCAACTGTCACCCAGCCAGTTTATGACGATCACGGTCGCTACATCTCAACGCCGGACCTCCAGTACAAGGGGTACAAAATTGCTATGGAATACGAGGGCGATCATCACCGCGCCGACCCAGTGCAGTGGGGCAAGGACATCGAACGCGACGATCGACTTCGCGCGTTGGGGTGGATTGTCCTGAAATTCTCCGAAGTCCAGATGAAGGGCGGGTGGGTCAATGCCGAGCGGAAAGTGCGGGACGCTTTGACGTCGCGCGGGTGGCGAGGGCCGTCGTCGTGA
- the purH gene encoding bifunctional phosphoribosylaminoimidazolecarboxamide formyltransferase/IMP cyclohydrolase — protein MSLTQLDRVPIRRALISVYDKTGLEELAKGLHAAGVAIVSTGSTAKKIAAAGIPVKEVEEVTGSPEMLDGRVKTLHPRVHGGILADRRVPAHMDTLAGMEIETFDLVVVNLYPFVETVKSGAAQDDVVEQIDIGGPAMVRSAAKNHAAVAIVTDPHFYGAVVDAAAHGGFDLNTRRRLAAKAFAHTASYDNAVATWTASQFLDEDGDGIIDWPAYAGLALERSEVLRYGENPHQQAALYVDKAAPAGIAQADQLHGKAMSYNNFVDADAALRAAFDFAEPAVAIIKHANPCGVAVGSADAADPIADAHAKAHACDPVSAFGGVIAANRTVTAGMAQTVAGIFTEVVIAPDFEPEAVEILSKKKNIRLLALPEGYGRYPAEMRQVSGGVLVQMSDKVDADGDNPANWTLAAGEAADGATLADLAFAWTACRAAKSNAILIADHGAAVGIGMGQVNRLDSCRLAVERANTLGVQVESDVEGAGGASNASGSDAPERARGAVAASDAFFPFADGLQILIDAGVRAVVQPGGSVRDEEVIAAANAAGITMYFTGARHFFH, from the coding sequence GTGAGCTTGACGCAGCTTGACCGTGTTCCCATCCGCCGTGCACTGATCTCGGTTTACGACAAGACGGGACTGGAGGAGCTCGCGAAGGGCCTGCACGCAGCCGGCGTCGCCATTGTTTCCACCGGCTCCACCGCCAAGAAGATCGCCGCCGCAGGCATCCCGGTCAAGGAAGTCGAAGAAGTCACCGGCTCCCCGGAAATGCTGGACGGCCGCGTCAAGACCCTGCACCCGCGCGTGCACGGCGGCATCCTGGCCGACCGTCGCGTCCCGGCACACATGGACACTTTGGCCGGCATGGAGATCGAAACCTTCGACCTCGTGGTGGTGAACCTCTACCCGTTCGTCGAGACCGTGAAGTCCGGCGCAGCGCAGGATGACGTGGTGGAGCAGATCGACATCGGAGGCCCCGCCATGGTGCGTTCGGCCGCGAAGAACCACGCCGCCGTCGCCATCGTCACGGACCCGCACTTCTACGGCGCAGTAGTCGACGCCGCAGCCCACGGCGGTTTCGACCTGAACACCCGCCGCCGCCTGGCTGCCAAGGCCTTTGCGCACACGGCCAGCTACGACAATGCTGTTGCCACCTGGACCGCCAGCCAGTTCCTCGACGAAGACGGCGACGGCATCATTGACTGGCCCGCCTACGCCGGCCTCGCCTTGGAACGTTCCGAGGTCCTGCGCTACGGCGAGAACCCGCACCAGCAGGCCGCGCTGTACGTGGACAAGGCTGCCCCGGCTGGCATCGCCCAGGCCGACCAGCTGCACGGCAAGGCCATGAGCTACAACAACTTCGTTGACGCCGATGCCGCCCTCCGCGCTGCCTTCGACTTCGCCGAGCCAGCAGTAGCGATCATCAAGCACGCCAACCCCTGCGGTGTCGCCGTCGGTTCGGCTGATGCTGCGGACCCGATCGCCGACGCCCATGCCAAGGCCCACGCCTGCGACCCCGTCTCCGCGTTCGGCGGCGTCATCGCGGCGAACCGCACAGTGACCGCCGGAATGGCTCAGACCGTTGCCGGCATCTTCACCGAGGTTGTCATCGCACCGGACTTTGAGCCGGAAGCCGTGGAGATCCTCTCCAAGAAGAAAAACATCCGCCTCCTCGCCCTTCCCGAGGGCTACGGCCGCTACCCGGCCGAAATGCGCCAGGTTTCCGGCGGCGTCCTGGTCCAGATGAGCGACAAGGTGGACGCCGACGGCGACAACCCCGCCAACTGGACCCTCGCAGCCGGCGAAGCAGCTGACGGGGCAACCCTGGCGGACCTGGCCTTCGCCTGGACCGCGTGCCGCGCCGCGAAGTCCAACGCGATTCTGATCGCCGACCACGGTGCCGCCGTGGGTATCGGCATGGGCCAGGTCAACCGCCTGGACTCCTGCCGCCTGGCCGTCGAACGCGCCAACACGCTGGGCGTGCAGGTGGAGTCCGACGTCGAAGGTGCCGGCGGTGCCTCCAACGCCAGCGGTTCAGACGCACCTGAGCGTGCCCGCGGTGCCGTTGCAGCCTCGGATGCGTTCTTCCCGTTCGCTGACGGCCTGCAGATCCTGATCGACGCCGGTGTCCGTGCCGTCGTCCAGCCGGGCGGTTCGGTCCGCGACGAGGAAGTCATCGCCGCAGCCAACGCTGCCGGCATCACGATGTACTTCACCGGCGCACGCCACTTCTTCCACTAG